From Acinonyx jubatus isolate Ajub_Pintada_27869175 chromosome E2, VMU_Ajub_asm_v1.0, whole genome shotgun sequence:
CAATGCACCTACTTGATAGTATTTTCCCTGCTAAGCAAAATGTTCCCATCCTAAATTCCAGGACAGAATGtgagtaaaagagagagaaaatggtagCAGTAATGACATGATGTCCATAGCATTTTAGTGTTGGAAATAAAATACTAGAGGACAAACCTTTTGACATTGAAATCTTATTTGGGGAGAATGCTCATTatgaagcaaatggaaaaagtaaaataatccattttttttaagactgtgaattacttattctttccattttttttcttctgggaggAGTGTAAACTTAAATCCAAAACATCCTGTAATATAGTTCATTTCTCCTCTGACCTAAAGTCCTAGAAAGATACAGATATTACatgattgttctattttttaaaaatgttaatacaaAGTATTCCCTGGAAACCTTTTCTTTCAGACAATACCACTCAGAAgttcacctccccaccccaccccccaccccccattcagcATTCAACTCTATGGCTGAGTACTTGCCATGGTCCCCAGCCCTCTGTTTAGTGGTGGGTTGGGAGACAGACCGAGAGTGAACTTtaacatagagaaaaatatggaTATCCCAATGGGTATGCCCTGGTTATTTTGGGGAAACTTGCTGCAAAAGTGAATATAATTCAGGTACAGGATACCACACCTAAACAATCTCAAAGGGCAGGCAGAGGACAAACCagacaagacaaaggaaaggggaacGAGGCAGAAGAGACAGCATGGAAAGAGACTAGGACAAAACAAGCCCAGAAAACTGTCAGTGCAAAGGTTTTACTGATGGGATGCAGATAAGGAGGATCTTGTAGAGGTTCCATGCAGAGTCCATACTCTTAACCTCTATACCACTTGGTGACTATATGGAAGATGGGCTTTAAAGTGAGAAGACTGGAGGAAAGATGACCTGTTTGGTAGATACAAGGCCTCAGTTAAAGCATatgagcgcacacacacacatatcctatatatataggatatataggtatatatataggATAGTGATCAGGACTATAGACTCTGCACTAAGACTCCCTGGGTGAAACTAAAATTTCAGTTCCACTAACTTACTGGCAGTATGATGATGTGCCTCAGTTTCAGTACCAGTAAAACTAGGAATAGCAACATTACCCAGCCAACAGgattttttaaggattaaatgaaatcctACACAGAAGTACACTTCACCTAGTGGCTAGGAGTGCCCAAAGTTTGCCCCTATTAGAATGTTACAAGTTGCAGAGACAGGAATGGACCTATTTTACTAAGTAGGTACAATTAGCAGGGTTTGGGGAttcaggctgggggcaggggggaatggaaagggaggcagaggggactAGAGGTTTTTACTGCCAGCTAGATTACTGGCTAGCTAGGAAGGCCAACAACAATAAAGGAGATGTCTTATGGAAAACAGAGAGGACTTCCTTTCCTTTTGGACATTTTAAGTTTAAGGTATTAATGGAATATCTATGCACAAATAACCGGTTTAAATGGTTGAACATGAGTatgaggctcagggaagtgaTGTAGGGGAGTCATTAGCAAACAGATGACAAGGTAAGTGTTAGAACACTGGGCCAAGAATATCATTCTGAAAGATATgcacatttattttgtgttaatatataaaatgtacttaaatgacatgaaaatatagaaaatatcagTTTTAGCAGTGTGGGAATGAAGAATGACTTATGACAAATATAGTATATTCACATTATTCAGAAAAATTAGAGTACTAATAGCACATTCTGATCCTAAACCATATATATCAAATAAGGACAGATGCCTCTACACACTCAGTTTTGAGTCAGCTAGATTTTACAGTTATTCCCAGAAAGACCAAAGTAAATTGACATTAACAAACAATGTTAAGTTCTTTGAAAGGTTATTTTCTATAACCACTTTGTTTAAAGCATAATAAAAAGGCATTTAATCTCAACACTGTCAGTCTTCATTCCcagtaaaaataagtacatgTTAATGATCTGATGTCAGGATGCCAACTGgtcaaatttcttctttttttaagtcatttcccCCTAATATCCAGAATTTTGTTTCACTGAAACAATCAAAAAGCTAACATTAAGTCTGCTCTACCCACTTAGCAAAGTAGTGAAGTAATTTTACTTGTCCTATCACTTGTGGAACCaagccttctttaaaaaataaatggaaaagtgcaggggcgcctgggtggctcagtcggttgagcgtccgacttcggctcaggtcatgatctcgcggtatgtgagttcgagccccgcgtcgggctctgtggtgacagctcagagcctggagcctgtttcagattctgtgtctccctctctgtctgaccctcccccgttcatgctctgtctctgtctcagaaataaataaacgttaaaaaaaaataaatggaagagtgGAATTTAAGTTTATCGTTATTAGTCAAAATATCACAAAAGCCATAATGAGCCACCAAATCCAGCAATTCCAGCACAGAACACCTGCAATACATTTAGGAACCTGCAAACTTTCTATTTTGTCCTCCACAGGCTGGGAGCCACTAGTGCAGTTATTCTGGCATTTcaaatatggaaaaatgaaatattttgaggtGTCACTTCAGGGTGGGAGGGGGTAATAATAGGGTATGAGCATTTTTCTTCAGTGAAGTGTTGTTGATATTTTTGGCAGCACAGTATTCTTTTAGCTCGTTGACCTGCATTTCCCTCACAAGTGAACATTTCGTGAACATCCCACTCCCGCATCCCTCCACCCCAATACCAGCAGCATGCTCCATCACTGTGACAATCACATAATGGCCACAAACACCCCCTAGAATAGTAGTGCTGTCCCAGGTTGACCAACCACTATTGTAAAAGGTTGGCTCAGCTGATTAAAATGCTGCTTTTAGCAGCTTGGGTGTCTTTGTTGCAATACCAAATACTGAGAacacaacaaatgtttatttaagaaaaccCATTCCCATTActagggcagagggtggggggggggaggggtcagagtATCCTAAAAGGTCAGAGAACTCTTAGAAATCTAGTTCAACCATTCCAAAATTacagatgggggaaaaaatgtccaAAAGAAGTTAAGTGACAGGCCCATAGTTCTATGGCTAGGAAATGGCTAAGCCAGAATTAAAACCCTAAATTCTAGTCCAGTACTTCTTCTACTACACCATGCCCCCAACTCACATAACCCACACATGGATATATTAAAAGCTCAGCAGCTTCAGTTATGTCCAAAGGAacaaaattcctttaaatttcACACATGAAGACAAACACCACCCCCCCAAAAGTCACTCAGATTCACTGGGGTCTAAGGATTCATTTAATAATGCTTTGAGGTTTCCATTCCAGGCTTAATAATTCACCTTCAAATTAAAACCTGGCATTTTTACTTATCATCCCATCCAAGTAAGAATTTTACgaatgtaaaatatataccagTTTCTACATTAGCGTATCTTGAGGAAGTGATGAACAGCTCCTGCTGCCATTTTAAAGTAGGAACTTAACAATTCAACTTCAAATTTTGTCagcttataataaatatatgggtGTAGCTTTAAACAGTAAGTTGTGGACAACTGGCACCATGAAAAAGCAGCATGTGTAAGTGTAAGATGATCTTCCCCatatatattaggaaaaaaaggaatcttcaCTACAACGATAAGCAAAATATCCAACAAATACATACTAATTTCTCATGGCCTCAtggttgggagtggggggaggggcatggactTCATGCAAGATGCTCCAAATATTAACATCAAATACTACACACCCATATTGTTTATACTTAATGATATAATTTCACTACTTTTAGTAAATTAGCAATATTTGGCACTTTTTGTCTCACGTTTACACCTAGATACCAGAacataaaatactattatttattagCCCCATTTATCACCCATGctaattttctttctagaatgGTAAAGGTATGGTAAAGAAATGAACCAATATCTGCTCATAAACAAAAAGGTTTCTTTTTGATACACTTAGCTACTGTTTTAAAGACTGGAGTCCTGGATGACCAGCTCCCTTTGGAAGATCTAACCACTGAATTTAGTTTGCTTTCTTACAAATGCACGTGTGATCAAAGATGGACCCAGTGGTATATTACTGACTTACCGCCAAATGGCAAACTTATCAAAGTAGCTGTGATTCTCAACAAGGGTCAAAGCCTACTCCTAGTTCCCAGGGAGAATATCAGATCGGTCTTATTTCAGCTGTGTAATTGAAGGcagaaggcagaaagaagaggGTGTCAATTCTGATGTCTTCCTGTGCCCACCACCTTCATATCACGGTGAAAAGTGGGGACTGTGTATCCAACTGAAGGAAAACACCTCAACATGTTATCATTGCAGAAACAAAACCAGCAGAATCCTTTACAGTAGTCTCAGATACACTACTCCCCTTTTGTCTCTAGATAGGGTGGATGCAGAAGCAATGGGAACACAAATATCCTCACCAGATGAAGGAGTTAACAGTGGCACTCCCATTTTGGAAAGCTTTTCTCAGATACTATCCCACCACTGCCTCTTAAAACTAAAGAATTCTAATTACTAACTTATTCctgtaagtgaaaaataaaatttcctagcAGGAAAACAGCTAGCTAGAGCTGGGGCTAAACCCTCAGAGCTGCTAACACCCCATTTAGGATTCTCCCAGAGATTACATTCAACATCATCATACAGACCGGGGGCTGGGGGCCACGTGCGGCAGGACACACACAGCCAGGACTCATGTgtaaaagaacaaaagggaaacCTGGATACTACTGTTTCTGCCAATGCCATAAACATCTCCCAGGACTTGGAAATGACCAGCTAATTTTACCTCAGTCTAACCATTAGCTCTGCAGAATCTGTTGACCCTAACATAAAGAAGGAAGATGAAGGAGAAAGTCAATTACAGATTTCACAAATATCTGGTACGTAAGtctgtaatttttaattagaattaaCTATCAAAGACACTGCACCTTTTAAGTCTTTGAACTTAATAATGTTTAACAATGGCTTTATTAGGTGAACGCTTGAAAGCATTCAACATTAAATTCAATTTACTtcacataaatgttttcaaatacattatcagcaattcttaaatatttcaaatcaacCCACTTAAGTATAGAAGGCTTGCTCATAGGTCTTCTGAGGTGACAAGACGACTGAAAGGAACCTTGGACTTGAGTCCAGATCTCTAACCAACAATCACCATGTCATCACCGGTGAACTCATATGAGGGAACTTCAAGATTGAGAGGTGCAGGCCCCTTCCTGATCCTGCCAGAAGCATCATAGTGTGACCCATGGCAAGGGCAGTAATAACCACCAAAATCTCCTGCATTTGCAATGGGTACACAACCAAGATGAGTGCAAACACCTATCAGGATAACCCATTCAGGTTTCTTTACTCGATCTAAATCATGCTGCGGGTCCCTCAACTGGGACACTTCAACTGCAGCTTCCTGCTCAATTTCCTTCTTGGTTCTATGACGCACAAACAGCGGTTTTCCTCTCCATTTGAAAGCCATGTTCTTGCCTTCTGGAATATCGGATAGCTTGATTTCGATTTTCGACATGGCCAACACATCAGCAGAAGCACTCATGCTGGAAACAAACTGGGAGACGACATTCTTGGCAGCATATGCAACACCTATACTAGTTGTTGCAGTTATCAAATAGGAGAAACCTTTTCTAGCCTCACTGCTCTCTTTTGAAGACTTTGTACCATCTAACACTTCGGTGCGTCGATAGTCAGAGAAGTCAGGCACTCTGATGTCTGTGTGGGAATAACGAACAGACGCAGGGACTGCAAGAtaaacagaaagttaaaaaaacaattagatGAGTACCCTGAAAGAAGTATACATCAGGAAATAACCTTTGTGAATTCATAAGCAAAAATCAAgttataaaaatgtgaaatatagcACTAATGCCAGAAATGGTCAGGTTGGCAGTGCCTgcatagaaaatattgaaaaagaaatggaagtcaATCACTACCTATCATACTGGTATGAAATCACAGGATAATATGCGTAAACTGAACTTCTTCCTGATTGAACACAGTTGATTCAGAATTTCTAACGATTTAGTGCATCAAATCTAAAAAGCTAAATAGTACTGTaaacagcaatattttaaaatccccAAAATTCAACATGCCAAGACATACAACTATGTTAACTACCTCCCATATTCTCTGGATTACAAGGGACCGTAAAACTCATCAAGTCCACCCAATAAGTTgatttgtggggctcctgggtagctcggtcagttaagcgtctgactcctgatttcaggagcctgcttgagattttcgctctccctctctctctgcccctcccccacccatgttctctctctctctctctctctctctctctctcatgcacaaaataaacattaaaaaaaaggtgatttgTGATCATCTTATTAAACCAAATGTCTAACTTCACATTACTATCTACTTACTCTCTGAAAGTTCAGTAGAACTGctaaaaattcataaatactTATTACCATAAACATTCTGTGAACTGTTAGTATAACTTTAGTTgcagaaaatgaagagattttcTATTTTAGACTCTGGAGTATAAATCAGTATTACTTTAACTTCAAGTAAAGCTACCAATGGGCAGAAAAGGACATCCTTGTCAAAATACACAACTATCAAATGAAATCTCCAAAAGAGCCAATTATTTCAACTTAGTACAGGATAAAAGACAAATTTTCATATATACCCCTCTTCAGTGAAGGGCAGTAACTTCTATAAGAGTAAGggcattatctttctttttcagtgcTGTGGATTTCTCAACTGAGACACTACTACTGCAGGCTGGCCAGATCTTTGTGTCAAATGAATGTTAACTAATTACTATTTATGTAGTACTTTGGATGTAAGTAGTTTTTAAACTAAACAGATTATGACCTTTGTccatactattttaaaatatctgacaaAAAATTAACTTACTGGCATCACTTTTAAGTATGTTTCAGGAAGCAAATCTCTTTGCAAGTTGTATACGCATTTTAGGAAATTTGtcacaaggtttctttttttataaaagggaCATTAAAAATTCCTCACTTAAAAACTGTgttgtttcaaaaagaaaaatgtacttaTAAAATGCAATTTCATGTAAGTTGCAGCCTACCAGGCTGTCTCATCCTAATATACTTCCTTGAGTATTACAATAAAGAACATGACCACACTTTTCACATGGTTCTCAAAGTCAGTAACAATGGAAGCTGTAAGTCAGCCTTGAACGTGGAGATTAGGGGCACTGATCCCATATGCAGTGGGATTAACACAtaatttgtatgttatatatctcatatatataattcttataataaagtaagctagggaaaagaaaacattaagaaaaccataaaaaatacatttgcagcAGTGTaccatatttataaaaaaaaaaaaaaaaatccacatataagtggacctgcacagttcaaatccatgttgttcaagggccagctGTATTCCCAAACAATGGTGAAACCTATCAAAATCACTCTATGTACTTTTCTGGGACCAGGACAAGGGTAGTGACTACCTAATATTTACAACTATGGCAAAGTGACATTATCATATACTACCCTACTTCTACCTAATGCTAACCTAAC
This genomic window contains:
- the LOC106975763 gene encoding cytochrome b-c1 complex subunit Rieske, mitochondrial, whose translation is MLSVAARSGPFAPVLSATSRGVAGALRPLVQASVPATSEPPVLDVKRPFLCRESLSGQAASRPLVASVGLNVPASVRYSHTDIRVPDFSDYRRTEVLDGTKSSKESSEARKGFSYLITATTSIGVAYAAKNVVSQFVSSMSASADVLAMSKIEIKLSDIPEGKNMAFKWRGKPLFVRHRTKKEIEQEAAVEVSQLRDPQHDLDRVKKPEWVILIGVCTHLGCVPIANAGDFGGYYCPCHGSHYDASGRIRKGPAPLNLEVPSYEFTGDDMVIVG